The Haemophilus parainfluenzae genome window below encodes:
- a CDS encoding DNA adenine methylase, whose product MLHTPLRYPGGKAKFAPVIKQIIEKNNLHGHYVEPYAGGAGVALDLLFSGYCTDIHINDLDLAIYYFWKSITEQTEDFIRLANDTKVTIEEWHKQKNILKEKENISPLEYGFAAFFLNRTNRSGILKAGVIGGLNQTGNYKLDCRFNKADLIPRIERIGSMANKIHVTNFDTEEWLSTLDDNIPANSLIYLDPPYYEKGQGLYRNYYQHKDHVAIQEKLDKVKMHWVVSYDNHPNIREIYQQYRQSEYALNYSANKKMKATEIVIYSDNLIL is encoded by the coding sequence ATGTTACATACCCCCCTACGCTACCCAGGAGGCAAAGCTAAATTTGCCCCAGTAATTAAACAGATTATTGAAAAAAATAATCTTCATGGACACTATGTAGAACCCTACGCTGGTGGGGCGGGTGTTGCCTTGGATTTACTCTTTAGTGGCTATTGTACCGATATTCACATCAATGATTTAGACTTAGCCATCTACTATTTCTGGAAGTCTATTACCGAGCAAACCGAAGATTTTATCCGCTTGGCCAATGATACCAAAGTAACCATTGAAGAGTGGCACAAACAAAAAAACATACTCAAAGAGAAAGAAAATATCTCTCCTTTAGAGTATGGTTTTGCAGCATTCTTTCTTAATCGCACCAACCGCTCGGGTATTTTGAAAGCAGGTGTTATTGGTGGACTAAATCAAACTGGCAATTACAAACTAGATTGCCGTTTTAATAAAGCGGATTTAATTCCGCGAATAGAAAGAATTGGTAGTATGGCCAACAAAATTCACGTTACAAACTTTGATACTGAGGAATGGCTTTCTACGCTTGATGATAACATTCCTGCTAACTCACTAATTTATCTAGATCCACCATACTATGAAAAAGGGCAAGGGCTTTATCGTAACTATTACCAACATAAGGACCACGTTGCTATTCAAGAAAAGTTGGACAAGGTAAAAATGCATTGGGTTGTCTCTTATGATAATCACCCAAACATTAGAGAAATTTACCAGCAATACCGCCAAAGTGAATACGCGCTGAATTACTCAGCTAATAAAAAGATGAAAGCGACTGAAATTGTTATTTACAGTGATAATCTTATCTTATGA
- a CDS encoding AAA family ATPase — protein sequence MINELNITHYRKLKNIRLEFKPGINLISGTNGTCKSSILHIISNSFQGVTSDSEELRECLSIITRINQSINPKINNLTKGDNRYNDPAPGQQGELYRVQYNNGYALGFRRHNARSTSRYSLKPKYATPGESLPEAPVIYLGLTRLIPIGELIDVYANIRKILPEDYQNEIIQKYKELTGIPIKNISTHEITGLKRRGEFETDLEGIDSNTISAGEDNLFVILNALYSAKYYSSVTEKKPSVLLIDEMDAGLHPSLQFKLLNLLREFSRNFNIQIIFTTHSLYLIDKALKAKDNITYLMKSANHSVSIMPNPDIFKIEMHLNSETRQNLYKDKKLPIFSEDNEARVMINLIFDILSEKDQQFASIRHYFHLVQMNSGCENLKTLFKDEVLTANTLKAICILDGDSRTHELKHNIISLPGQVSPEKLIFQHLSELLSKEIYNEFWCNEYIQQEGYSFEWARDNIYPKSSALASAYNREQAKALFNDQNYRCFFTIVMKDWLLRHWEEREMKAFIKDVNILFYKLADYYGINTSRWPRL from the coding sequence ATGATTAATGAACTTAATATCACGCATTATAGAAAGCTAAAAAATATAAGATTGGAATTTAAACCAGGAATAAATCTTATTTCTGGTACAAATGGAACTTGTAAAAGTTCTATATTGCATATTATTAGCAATTCATTTCAAGGCGTAACCTCAGACTCTGAAGAGCTAAGAGAATGTTTATCCATTATTACCAGAATAAATCAATCAATAAATCCTAAAATAAATAACCTAACAAAAGGCGATAATAGATACAACGATCCTGCTCCAGGGCAACAAGGTGAACTCTATAGGGTTCAATATAATAATGGTTATGCTTTAGGCTTTAGACGACATAATGCAAGAAGTACATCTCGATACTCACTTAAGCCTAAATATGCTACACCTGGAGAATCATTACCTGAAGCACCGGTAATCTATCTAGGACTTACTCGCTTAATTCCTATCGGTGAGTTAATTGATGTTTATGCTAATATTCGAAAAATACTTCCAGAGGATTATCAAAATGAGATAATCCAAAAATATAAGGAATTAACGGGTATTCCAATAAAAAATATTTCAACACACGAGATTACAGGGTTAAAAAGACGCGGGGAATTTGAAACAGATCTAGAAGGAATTGATTCGAACACAATCTCCGCAGGTGAAGATAATTTATTTGTTATATTAAACGCTTTATACTCTGCCAAATATTATTCATCTGTTACGGAAAAGAAACCAAGTGTACTACTTATAGATGAAATGGATGCTGGACTACACCCATCATTACAATTTAAATTGTTAAATCTATTAAGAGAATTTTCAAGAAATTTTAATATACAGATTATATTTACAACACATAGTCTATATTTGATTGATAAAGCATTAAAAGCTAAAGATAACATTACTTATTTAATGAAATCTGCCAATCATTCAGTTTCTATAATGCCAAACCCTGATATTTTTAAAATCGAAATGCATTTAAATAGTGAAACGAGACAGAATTTATATAAAGATAAGAAACTTCCTATATTTTCAGAAGATAATGAAGCAAGGGTGATGATCAATCTTATCTTTGATATATTAAGCGAAAAAGATCAACAATTCGCATCTATTCGACATTATTTCCATTTAGTTCAGATGAATTCTGGTTGTGAAAATCTAAAAACCTTATTTAAAGACGAAGTTCTCACAGCAAATACACTAAAAGCTATTTGTATTTTAGATGGCGATAGCAGAACTCACGAATTAAAACATAATATTATTAGTTTACCTGGACAAGTCAGTCCAGAAAAGCTCATATTCCAACATTTGAGTGAGTTGCTTTCTAAAGAAATTTATAACGAGTTTTGGTGTAATGAATATATTCAGCAAGAAGGATACTCTTTTGAATGGGCTAGAGATAATATTTACCCCAAATCATCAGCTTTAGCTTCTGCCTATAACAGGGAGCAAGCTAAAGCATTGTTTAATGACCAGAATTATCGCTGCTTTTTTACAATAGTGATGAAAGATTGGCTTCTTCGCCATTGGGAGGAGAGGGAGATGAAAGCGTTTATTAAAGATGTAAATATTCTTTTCTATAAGCTCGCTGATTATTATGGCATCAATACATCTCGCTGGCCACGCCTTTAA